TCCCGAAATCATTAGGTTCGCCGCCCATACCTAATACTAGGTAATCAAACGGATAGCTTCCGTGTTCTGTTGTTACAACTTTTTTATCATGATCTACATGTGTCACGTTATCAGTTACAAGATTAACTTTTGTTCTATTAAACAAACGACGTAAATCATATTGAATTGCAGTTGGTTCAACACGACCACCAGCAACCTCATGTAGTTCAGTCATCATTGTATGGTACGAATGACGATCGATTAATGTAATATTAACGTCTTTGTCTTTCTTGTATTTCTTAGCTAATTTCTTAGCAGCGTGTACACCTGCATATCCTGCCCCAATTAAAACGATATTCTTTTCAGGCATATGCTTCCTCAACTCCTTGTAAGTTTATTCACAAAAATAAAATGAGTCCAAAATTCCCCACAGTATTATTATAACCTATCATAGTTTAACAGAAACCTCCTACTAATGTCTAGATAGTAAAGAACAATTCTAATCTAAAATTCAAAAATAGGACTTTGTGCAAATGTTACATAATTAAGCAGGCATAAAGTCCTTGTTTCGTGTAGGTTGTTAGACATTTTTGTTTGCTATTTTGCGCAAAAAGGTTGGTTAAAGCCATCTTTTATATATCAATAGTCATTATTTTGAAAATTAGATGAATTATGTCTTTAGAATTACAGTAGACAAAACCGGACGCTGATGGTATCATTTGTATTGTAAAAGTGATATCGCTTTCGCAGACTATCGGTTTGTGTTCACGAAATCACAAACAAAGTTAATCAATAAAACAAAAGGTGGGAGCAAAACATGAAATTGAAAAAAGTAGCAATGGGTATTACCGTAGTAATGGCTTCAAGTTTATTACTAGTAGGTTGCGGTAGCAGTGACGACAGCAGCAAAGATAAGAAGAGCACAGACACAAAACAAACAGAAACAAAGAAAACAGCTAAAACTGATGGTACTATGACTGACGGTACTTACAAATTAGAAGAAAAGAACTTTGACGACAAAGGCTGGAAAGGTTTCATGTCAATCGAAGTTAAAGATGGTAAAATTACTAAAGCTAACTACGATTACAAAAACAAAGATGGCAAATTAAAATCTGAAGATGCAGACTACGAAAAAGCTATGAAAGCTAAAGTAGGAACTGGTCCACAAGAATACTTGAAACAATTAAGCGATTCTTTAGTTAAAAATCAAGCAGCAGCATCTGTAGAAGTAGTTTCAGGAGCAACTCATTCTTCTGACGCATTCATCAACTATGCTAACCAATTAATCCAAGCAGCTCAAAAAGCTGATACAACTACAATTTCCATCAACAACCTAGCTAAAATGGAAGATGGAACTTATAAATTAGAAGAACAAAATTACGCTCATGGTTACCGTGTAGTATTCAGCATGGACGTTAAAGATGGCAAAATTACTAAATCCGACTACAACTATGTTGATAAAGACGGAAAACTTAAATCAGACGACGCTGACTACGAGAAAAACATGAAAGCTAAATCTGGTACTGGTCCAAAAGAATACATCCCAGCACTTAACAAATCTCTTGTAGAAAAACAAGACGTTGCTGCAGTAGACACAGTTTCTGGTGCTACTAATTCTTCTAACCAATTCAAAATCTATGCAGCTCAACTTCAAAATGCTGCACAAAATGGTAACACTGACACAATTAAAGTATACAACTTAGTAGAAGCTGAATAATCAGCACAATTAATGCACAAAACGGCTGGCCCTGATTTTCGGGGCTAGCCGATTTTTTTATCGAAAAACAGAGGAATTAAGCCTTTTTACTATAGATTTATTCCTTTTTTTACGCTATAGTTATTCAAGTAAAGATCATGGATTAGAAAGGTGAAAAAGCTCATGAAAAAATGGAAAATAATATTTTCAGTTATCATATTAGCGCTCGTTGTATCAGCGTGCGGAAACTCAAGTAAAGAATCAAAAAGTGAACCAAGCGATTCAAAAAATCTAATGGACCAACCATACTCTAAAACAGACTTCCTGATGGGGACGGTCGTAACACTTAAAATTTATGACAAAGACAAAGAAGACGTCCTTGATAAAGGCTTCGATCGCATCAAAGACCTAGCTGCCAAAATTACCACAAGCGATTCAGGAAAAACTTCTGAAGTGGACAAAATCAATGAACAAGCAGGCAAAAAACCGGTCAAAGTATCAGAAGACGTTTACTACTTAATCCAAGAAGGACTTAAATACTCCGAGAACTCTGGTGGCAGCTTCGATATTACTATTGGCCCGTTAACGTCCTTGTGGCACATCGGTTTTTCTGATGCGCGCAAACCTTCTCAAGCCGAAATTGACGCAGTTTTACCATTAATCAATTATAAAGACGTTACAATGAACGACAAAGATCGAACTGTCTATTTAGAAAAAGAAGGCATGGAGCTTGATTTAGGCGCAATTGCTAAAGGCTTCATTACCGATGAAACATTAAAAGTATTCAAAGAAAATAAAGTAACCACATCTATTATAGATTTAGGCGGAAACATTTACGTTCAAGGTAACAATCCGAATGGCAATAAATGGAATGTCGGAATCCAAGACCCATTCTCCCCTCGTGGAAGCGTTATTGGGAAACTTCCTGAATCCAACATGTCCATCGTGACTTCAGGTATTTATGAACGCTATCTAGAAGTTGACGGCAAAACATATCACCACATTTTAGATCCGAAAACAGGTTATCCTTTTGATAATGATATCGCAGGGGTTTCGATTGTATCTAAAAAATCGATTGACGGCGACGGCCTATCAACTGCCACGTTCTCCAAAGGAATTAAAGGCGGAATGGACTACATCGAACAATTCGACGGTGTAGATGCAATTTTCATTAGTAAAGAGAAAAAAGTATACGAAACATCTGGATTAAAAGGTCAATTCGAATTAACCGATAAAGACTTCCAAATGGATACGTTGAAAAAATAAACTATTACTATAGAAGAAAGTGAGCAGAAACCCATGCGGATTCTGCTCACAATAAATTAGAAAAGGGGCTAAAAAGGGGATATGTCAATACCATCGTTTCTGAAGTTGGTTGAAATCCAAACGAAGATAGCTAGTGTTTTTCCATTTATGTTAGGGACGCTATTCGTTGTTTATCAATACGATATGTTTAAACCGGTTAATACGTTGATATTTTTTGGTTCGATGTTGATTTTTGATTTAACAACAACCGCGATCAATAACTATATGGATTACCGTAAAGCGACAGATAATCATGATTACGATTACCGCACGACGAGCAATGTCATTGGTCAAGAGCAAATCCCAGTACGCACGGTTATAATTACCATTTTCCTAATGTTCTTCATTGCAACGGGCTTAGGTGTGTGGTTAGTTTTCCGGACGGACTTGTTAGTGCTTTTGATTGGCTTTGTATGTTTTTGTATTGGTATTTTATATACGTTCGGCCCCGTGCCGCTTTCTCGTATGCCTTTAGGAGAAATTTTTTCTGGAGTGACTATGGGATTCGGGATTTTCTTCTTAGCCGTCTATGTTAATGCTTATGATGCAGGAATTGCTAATTTGCTTTGGCAAGGAGAAATGGTAACGATTCAGTTCAATCTAATAGAAATCATCCGGATAGGTGTGGTATCCTTACCATGTATTTTCACGATAGCGAACATTATGCTCGCGAATAACCTATGCGATTTAGATGAAGATATTAGAAATCATCGTTACACACTTCCATACTACATCGGTAGAAAAATGGGCGTCCTGCTATTTAACGCTTTATACTATGCGTCATTTTTAGCTATGATTATTTCGGTTGTGGTCAACTTCCTAAGTCCAATCATGCTACTATCAGTTGTAGCGATTTACCCAGTGTATCGTAATTTAGTTAAATTTAATAAAGAACAAGTGAAATCGAAAACATTTGTCATTGGTATTCGTAATTTCGTATTAATTAATGCGACAATGACAATTCTGATGGCGGCGAGTGTTGTTTTTCAACAATTGACGTGAGGAAAGGGGGCTTCTTTGAATGATAGAGAAATTAATATTAGGTCGTTTTGTTCCAGGGGAGTCCTTGATCCATGGTCTGGATGCGCGAACAAAGTTATTGGCAGGTTTTTATTATATCGGAATTTTATTTTTAGCCAATAACTGGTGGACCTATGCGTTAATGGTCTTATTCACACTAATGGTTATTCAGATGACCGGCATCAAGCTAAAAGTTTTTATAAAAGGTGTTAAACCGCTAATTTGGCTGATTTTATTTACTGTAGTCATGCAAATACTATTTGCGAGCGGTGGAACGATTTACTTTGACTGGGGACCATTTACCATCTCCTCTTTCGGACTTCTAAACGGCGTGTTTGTATTTTTACGCTTTGTCTTAATCATTATCATGTCGACAGTTATTACGCTGACAACGACGCCTATGAACCTGACAGACGCAATTGCTTACATTCTCCGTCCTTTCGCAGTGCTCAAAGTGCCTGTTAATGACATCGCGCTCATGATTTCAGTAGCACTTCGATTTATCCCGACACTAATGGGTGAAACGGATAAAATCATGAAAGCGCAGCGAGCTCGTGGAGTGGATTTCGGTGAAGGGAATCTATTTGAACAAATGAAAGTCGTTGTCCCCATTTTTATTCCGTTATTTGTTAGCTCGTTTAATAGAGCGGAAGAATTGGCGGATGCGATGGAAGCAAGAGGTTATCAAGGCGGCGAGGGACGCACGCGATTCCGAATTTTGCATTGGCATTTCGGGGACTTGATTGCAGCATGTATTATGTTGCTTTTAACAGTTGGCCTCGTATTATTAAGAACGACTTAAAAACATTCGATTTAACCGGATGTTTTTTCTTTTTGGTAAATTTTAACAAATGGCTATATACTGCAGTTTGCGAGCGCGAGGAAACCGAGATTCTTCT
This genomic stretch from Listeria swaminathanii harbors:
- the menA gene encoding 1,4-dihydroxy-2-naphthoate polyprenyltransferase, translated to MSIPSFLKLVEIQTKIASVFPFMLGTLFVVYQYDMFKPVNTLIFFGSMLIFDLTTTAINNYMDYRKATDNHDYDYRTTSNVIGQEQIPVRTVIITIFLMFFIATGLGVWLVFRTDLLVLLIGFVCFCIGILYTFGPVPLSRMPLGEIFSGVTMGFGIFFLAVYVNAYDAGIANLLWQGEMVTIQFNLIEIIRIGVVSLPCIFTIANIMLANNLCDLDEDIRNHRYTLPYYIGRKMGVLLFNALYYASFLAMIISVVVNFLSPIMLLSVVAIYPVYRNLVKFNKEQVKSKTFVIGIRNFVLINATMTILMAASVVFQQLT
- a CDS encoding FAD:protein FMN transferase, producing the protein MKKWKIIFSVIILALVVSACGNSSKESKSEPSDSKNLMDQPYSKTDFLMGTVVTLKIYDKDKEDVLDKGFDRIKDLAAKITTSDSGKTSEVDKINEQAGKKPVKVSEDVYYLIQEGLKYSENSGGSFDITIGPLTSLWHIGFSDARKPSQAEIDAVLPLINYKDVTMNDKDRTVYLEKEGMELDLGAIAKGFITDETLKVFKENKVTTSIIDLGGNIYVQGNNPNGNKWNVGIQDPFSPRGSVIGKLPESNMSIVTSGIYERYLEVDGKTYHHILDPKTGYPFDNDIAGVSIVSKKSIDGDGLSTATFSKGIKGGMDYIEQFDGVDAIFISKEKKVYETSGLKGQFELTDKDFQMDTLKK
- the pplA gene encoding extracellular electron transfer flavoprotein PplA, with protein sequence MKLKKVAMGITVVMASSLLLVGCGSSDDSSKDKKSTDTKQTETKKTAKTDGTMTDGTYKLEEKNFDDKGWKGFMSIEVKDGKITKANYDYKNKDGKLKSEDADYEKAMKAKVGTGPQEYLKQLSDSLVKNQAAASVEVVSGATHSSDAFINYANQLIQAAQKADTTTISINNLAKMEDGTYKLEEQNYAHGYRVVFSMDVKDGKITKSDYNYVDKDGKLKSDDADYEKNMKAKSGTGPKEYIPALNKSLVEKQDVAAVDTVSGATNSSNQFKIYAAQLQNAAQNGNTDTIKVYNLVEAE
- the fmnA gene encoding FAD export ECF transporter transmembrane subunit FmnA, with the protein product MIEKLILGRFVPGESLIHGLDARTKLLAGFYYIGILFLANNWWTYALMVLFTLMVIQMTGIKLKVFIKGVKPLIWLILFTVVMQILFASGGTIYFDWGPFTISSFGLLNGVFVFLRFVLIIIMSTVITLTTTPMNLTDAIAYILRPFAVLKVPVNDIALMISVALRFIPTLMGETDKIMKAQRARGVDFGEGNLFEQMKVVVPIFIPLFVSSFNRAEELADAMEARGYQGGEGRTRFRILHWHFGDLIAACIMLLLTVGLVLLRTT